From Halotia branconii CENA392, the proteins below share one genomic window:
- a CDS encoding response regulator transcription factor — MTQKVLIVDDEPNIVILMEQALEALEDEGVELLTARNGEEALEIIKTEKPNLVFLDVMMPKMNGLKVCHIVKHELQMIDIYIVILTAKGQEFDKQKGMEVGADLYLTKPFRPKEVLEKSMQVLGL; from the coding sequence ATGACTCAGAAAGTTTTGATTGTTGATGATGAACCCAACATCGTGATTTTGATGGAACAAGCCCTAGAAGCATTAGAAGATGAAGGTGTTGAACTTTTAACTGCTAGAAATGGCGAAGAAGCTCTCGAAATTATTAAAACAGAAAAACCAAACTTAGTTTTTCTTGATGTGATGATGCCTAAAATGAATGGTTTGAAAGTCTGCCACATTGTCAAACACGAACTGCAAATGATTGATATTTATATCGTGATTTTGACAGCTAAAGGACAAGAATTTGATAAGCAGAAAGGAATGGAGGTTGGTGCAGATTTATATCTAACTAAACCATTTCGTCCTAAAGAAGTGCTGGAAAAATCAATGCAGGTGTTAGGCTTGTGA
- a CDS encoding PAS domain S-box protein, whose translation MSNQLDQYNRQLFEQCPVGLVLCRTDGTLVQINPAYAAILGRTVPEVLNLNYWQMNPEKYVAKQTILEILEQTGRYRSYEQEYLHKDGHLVPVKISERIIEQDGERLIYSSVEDISDIKLSQKEYQHSEAILKQSEARYRSLVKTNTQIIWVSTPEGICFELKDWIAYTGQTLAEAENGGWIDAVHPDDRGYTGEAWGIAVANLSMYQIEYRIRGKDGNYRYFWVWGAPVIEEDGSVREWIGTCTDIHDRKLAEAENQRLKERYRSLVTASSQIVWGAAPEGLGISCDMLTWIAYTGQTEEEVDGWGWLNAVHPDDRSHSTEVWNAAVANQSLYQTEYRLLGKDGNYRYFSVCGAPVLKEDGSIREWIGTCTNIHDRKLAEAENQRLLDMLNHSSDAIIVRDITDRISYWNQGAESLYNLTREQVKDQCIYTFITKTFPKPKTEIIADLLQQGNWEGEVEHLTCNGKLLTVQSRWTLQRDFLGQPCAILEINTDITARKQAEVALRQLNQELEARVAERTAALQNTLAEAQGLNAILDNLADGLLVTDTAGEITHFNPAFLAMHGLPDTTLNGHYRELPISGLAALIDRTQSHPQEVFVAEVALAKERIGQAVATAIFKKTAANEPAACFGSALLIRDVTAEKEIDKMKTDFISTVSHELRTPLTSVLGFASIIKEKLETDVFPMIAVEDRKLQKTIKRVADNLNIIVSEAERLTSLINDVLDIAKMEAGKVEWQMQPLDPSELVDWATNSTWALFETNGLQLITEIEPGLPQIVGDRNRLLQVLINLISNAVKFTESGSVVCRVKQKNDGVCISVIDTGIGITFEDQPKVFEKFRQVGDTLTDKPKGTGLGLPICKQIIDHHGGRIWVESEAGKGSTFSFIIPTYKSDNKTSSKLNLDALVKQLKEHVITTNTILNENRKTILVVDDDANIRELLRQQLENEGYKVREAKDGVDAIHQIKIVRPDLILLDVMMPQINGFDVAAVLKNDPQTADIPIIILSIIENKERGYHIGIDRYLTKPINTEQLLNEIGSLLYQGTSSKKVLVVDKNASTLKTISDVLQTQGYNVIEASDPQECINKALSAKPDMIIIDSIFSQEAEMVKTLRFEKELENVFFIMLSDQ comes from the coding sequence ATGTCTAACCAACTTGATCAATACAACCGTCAGCTATTTGAACAATGTCCCGTTGGTTTGGTACTTTGCCGAACAGATGGGACGCTAGTTCAGATCAATCCCGCCTATGCTGCCATTTTAGGGCGTACTGTCCCAGAAGTCTTAAACCTGAACTACTGGCAGATGAATCCTGAAAAATATGTTGCCAAGCAAACCATACTAGAAATCCTAGAACAGACTGGTCGCTATAGGTCTTATGAGCAGGAATATCTTCATAAAGACGGACACTTGGTTCCAGTCAAAATTTCTGAACGGATAATTGAGCAGGATGGAGAACGGCTAATTTACTCAAGTGTAGAGGACATCAGCGACATCAAGCTTAGCCAAAAAGAATATCAACACTCCGAAGCAATCTTAAAACAGAGCGAAGCCAGATACCGCTCTCTAGTGAAAACTAATACGCAAATTATCTGGGTCAGCACACCAGAAGGAATTTGCTTTGAATTGAAAGATTGGATAGCCTATACAGGGCAAACTTTAGCCGAAGCTGAAAACGGAGGTTGGATTGATGCTGTTCATCCCGATGATCGTGGTTACACCGGAGAAGCTTGGGGTATTGCTGTAGCAAACCTGAGCATGTATCAAATTGAATATCGAATACGCGGAAAGGATGGTAACTATCGCTACTTTTGGGTCTGGGGTGCCCCCGTCATTGAAGAAGATGGTAGCGTTCGTGAGTGGATTGGTACATGTACGGATATTCACGATCGCAAACTGGCAGAAGCTGAAAATCAACGACTAAAAGAACGATATCGCTCTTTAGTAACTGCTAGCTCCCAAATAGTCTGGGGGGCTGCACCGGAAGGATTAGGGATAAGCTGTGACATGCTTACCTGGATAGCTTATACAGGGCAGACTGAAGAAGAAGTCGATGGGTGGGGCTGGCTCAATGCGGTTCATCCTGATGACCGTTCCCACTCTACAGAAGTTTGGAATGCAGCTGTAGCAAACCAGAGTCTTTATCAAACCGAATATCGATTACTTGGTAAAGATGGTAATTATCGCTACTTCTCGGTCTGTGGCGCTCCTGTACTGAAAGAAGATGGCAGCATTAGAGAATGGATTGGCACTTGTACTAATATTCACGATCGCAAGCTGGCAGAAGCCGAAAATCAACGTTTATTAGATATGTTAAATCATTCCAGCGATGCCATTATTGTACGCGACATAACTGACAGAATCTCGTACTGGAATCAAGGTGCAGAAAGTCTCTACAATTTGACCCGTGAGCAAGTCAAAGACCAATGTATTTACACTTTTATCACTAAAACCTTTCCCAAGCCAAAAACAGAAATCATCGCCGATTTATTGCAGCAAGGTAATTGGGAAGGAGAAGTCGAACACCTCACCTGCAATGGCAAACTGCTCACAGTTCAGAGTCGTTGGACATTACAACGGGACTTCCTTGGTCAACCCTGCGCCATACTGGAAATTAATACTGACATTACTGCCCGCAAACAAGCAGAAGTCGCTCTGCGGCAACTAAATCAAGAACTGGAAGCCAGAGTTGCAGAACGGACGGCAGCATTGCAAAATACGCTCGCCGAAGCCCAAGGGTTAAATGCCATTTTGGACAACTTAGCCGATGGTCTTTTGGTAACAGATACCGCAGGAGAAATCACCCACTTCAATCCTGCCTTTTTAGCCATGCATGGATTACCAGACACTACCCTCAATGGACACTACCGGGAACTGCCAATATCCGGTTTAGCAGCCTTAATTGACCGAACTCAGTCTCATCCCCAAGAGGTGTTTGTGGCCGAAGTTGCTTTGGCGAAGGAACGTATTGGTCAAGCAGTAGCCACCGCTATATTCAAAAAAACGGCGGCCAACGAACCAGCCGCTTGCTTCGGTTCTGCTTTACTGATTCGAGATGTAACAGCGGAAAAAGAAATCGACAAGATGAAGACTGATTTCATTTCCACAGTTTCCCATGAACTGAGGACACCATTAACTTCTGTCCTCGGTTTTGCGTCCATTATTAAAGAAAAGCTAGAAACTGATGTGTTCCCGATGATTGCTGTCGAAGACCGCAAGCTGCAAAAAACAATCAAACGGGTGGCTGACAATCTCAATATTATTGTGTCTGAAGCAGAACGGTTAACATCTTTAATTAATGATGTCTTGGACATTGCCAAGATGGAAGCCGGTAAAGTGGAATGGCAAATGCAGCCCCTTGATCCTAGTGAGTTAGTTGATTGGGCAACCAATTCTACATGGGCGTTGTTTGAAACTAATGGTTTACAGTTAATTACTGAGATTGAACCCGGACTTCCTCAAATAGTAGGCGATCGCAATCGTCTACTGCAAGTCTTAATTAACCTAATTTCTAATGCCGTTAAATTTACCGAATCCGGTTCTGTAGTCTGTCGCGTTAAACAAAAGAATGACGGTGTTTGCATTAGCGTCATTGACACAGGTATTGGCATTACATTTGAAGATCAGCCGAAAGTGTTCGAGAAATTCCGTCAAGTTGGCGATACTCTCACCGATAAACCTAAAGGCACAGGACTAGGATTGCCCATCTGTAAACAAATTATCGATCATCATGGTGGTAGAATCTGGGTAGAAAGTGAAGCGGGTAAAGGCAGCACGTTTTCATTTATTATTCCCACCTACAAAAGTGACAACAAAACCAGTAGCAAACTGAACCTGGATGCATTGGTCAAACAACTTAAAGAACATGTCATTACCACAAACACTATACTGAACGAAAACCGCAAAACCATTTTAGTTGTTGATGATGATGCCAATATTCGAGAACTATTGCGTCAACAACTAGAAAATGAAGGTTACAAAGTCCGGGAAGCAAAAGATGGCGTGGACGCAATTCATCAAATCAAAATAGTTCGTCCCGATTTGATTCTTTTGGATGTGATGATGCCTCAAATCAATGGCTTCGATGTGGCAGCTGTCCTCAAAAATGATCCCCAAACGGCAGACATTCCCATCATCATTTTGTCAATTATTGAAAACAAAGAACGGGGCTATCACATTGGTATTGATCGCTATCTCACCAAACCTATCAATACAGAGCAACTCCTCAACGAAATTGGTTCCCTGCTTTACCAGGGTACTTCTAGTAAAAAGGTATTGGTTGTAGATAAAAATGCATCAACTTTAAAAACTATATCGGATGTATTACAAACTCAGGGCTATAACGTAATTGAAGCCTCTGATCCTCAAGAATGCATTAATAAAGCTCTCTCAGCCAAGCCTGACATGATTATCATTGATTCTATCTTCTCTCAAGAAGCCGAAATGGTGAAAACTCTTAGGTTTGAGAAAGAGTTAGAAAATGTCTTCTTTATTATGCTGTCCGATCAGTAA